The nucleotide sequence CACAGGGGGAACGAGTGAGAAGGCCTTTCCCAGGAAGGCTTCAAGCGGGGTTTCCGGGCCTGCCCCGGCCCAGACCTCAAGTCCCCTCAAGAAGAGAGGGCCGAAGCTGTCCGGGATTGGTGATGGCTTGGAGAGCGCGAGCCACGTGAAGACCAGCGCCCCCGACAGGGTAAAGAACTTTGCCGTGTGATCTCTGGAGCTGGCGAAGGAGGCCAGGAAGAGAAGGAACACCCCGAGGAACAGCAGGCCGAAGATTGCAAGTGAATTCGCTGAGGGGCTCCAGAGTCCGGCAAAGGCCCTCTCGGTTAGGTAGATGTTATCCTCCGTTCCGGTAATAATTACCGTGCCGTTGAGAACTATTATCGAGGGCGAAAAGGAGAGGGAAGTCGGAAGACCCGTCCTGTTCCAGAGTCTTGCTATCTCGGGGTTGTCCTTAACGTTCCCGACGAGAACCCTTACTCCGTTTCCCCTCTTTTTTACTAGGCCCAGCTTGGAGTCAACGTAGTGGGCCCACCCCTTTGACCAGTAGTCCTCTCCCGGAATGACGGTATAGGTGGAGTTCGAGGAGAGAAAGGCCTCAAAAGCCTCCCTGTTCGGATAGTAGTGTACCCCCGTGGCAGAAACGTGGGGGACGAAAAGCAGCAACAGGAGCAAAGCCGTGAGGGCCCTTTTCATGCTCTCCCTCCCTCAACGTAGCCTGGCCCAGCACGGCCCCATCGCCTCGGGACTTCCCGGCCTGAGCCGTGCCGGAGAAAATAGGAGAAAAGAGCTTAAGGGCTTTTCGTTTTGAGGGGATTACTCCTCCCCAGAATCCTCGCCCTTCAGTTCCTTGAGCCTCTCGACGAGCCTCTTCGCCAACTCCATGAAAGCCTTTGCCGCTGGAGTATCTCCGTATAAGACTATTGGTATTCCCGTGTCGCTTGCCTCTCTCGCCTTTAGGTCTATTGGGATTTCTCCCAAAAACTCAACGCCCTCCTTCTCGGCGAGCTTTCTTCCACCGCCCTTTCCAAAGACATCAATCTCATTCCCGCAGTACGGGCAGATTAGATAGCTCATGTTCTCAACGACAGTTATGTAGGGAACCTCCATCTTCTTCATCATGTTAACTGCCTTCCCTGTGTCGAGCAGAGCTACCTCCTGGGGAGTTGTGACAATTATGGCCGCATCAAGCTGAACGTTCTGAACAACTGTGAGTATTTCATCCCCGGTTCCGGGCGGGAAGTCGATTATCATAAAGTCCAGCTCGCCCCACTTAACATCGCCGAGGAGCTGTTTTATTGCCTTGGTCACGAGTGCCCCACGCCAGATTACGGGCTGGTCCTCTGGAACTAGAAAACCCATGCTCATTACCTTTATCGGGGTCACCTGACCCATGAAGTCTGCCATCGGTGGGAGCATCTCGAAGCGTCCGTCCTCCATCCTCTCGGCCAGAACGTCGGCCTTCTCGACGCCGAGCATCTTGGCGACGTTCGGCCCGTGTATGTCTGCATCCAGCACTCCGACGAAGTATCCCATCTTCGCCAGTGCTGTGGCGAGGTTTACAGCGACAGTGCTCTTTCCAACACCGCCCTTACCGCTTAAAACCGCTATCTTGTACTTCCACTTGGTCTGCTTCTCCTTTATCCTCTGTTCGAGGGGGTCTGCGCCCAGTCCGCCTATGTTGAGGGTCGGAGCTTTGATAGTCATAAAACCACCTCCGACTTAGGTTTACCTAAGCGCTTAAAAATGTTTAGAAAGTTGGTAACAGTACCCAATTATGGGAAATGATGGAAAAGAAAAGGTCACTCCCCGGGCTTGGGGAGGTATACGTCAACACCAAGAACCTTCCACATGGCCTTGATCTGCTCCCTGAGCTCGTCTATTGCCTCGGGCCTCTTGAAGAGGTGCTTGAACCTGCCCTGCAACTTGAGGTACTCCTCGATGGGCTTCTTGAACTCTATTGCCACTACCTTTCCTCCCTCGCGCTTGACCTTAGCACCTCCTCCCGGTGACTGTATCTTGATGTTGAAGAAGTCGCCGTTTTCAATCTCGAAGAGTGGCCACATTCCGGTCTCGATAGCTAAGCGGGCTATCTCAACGCCCTTCTCAAGCGGGCTCTTCCATCCGGTCGGGCAGGTGCAGTGAACCTGCACGAAGGCTGGGCCATCGACCTTTGCTGCCTTCTTCATCTTCCTGACAAAGTCGAAGGCGTTCCCTATACTAGCCGTTGCCACGTAGGGTATCTGGTGGGCCGCAGCGATTAAAGCCACCCACTTCTTGGGCTTGTCCTCACCGATGGAGTACTTTCCGGGCGGTGAAGTTGTTGTCCAGGCACCATAGGGGGTTGAGCTTGAGCGCTGGATTCCTGTGTTCATGTAGGCCTCGTTGTCGTACATTAAATAGACCACGTTGTGGCGCCTCTCGAGCATACCGCTTAAAGCCTGAAGGCCTATATCAGCGGTACCGCCGTCACCGCCTATCGCCAGTATCTTACCCTTCCTGCCGAGCTTCTTCCAGGCAGCTTCAACACCGCTGGCTGCCGCGGCGGCGTTCTCGAAAGCCACGTGAACCCACGGGGCCTTCCAGGCGGTGTACGGGAATACCGCCGAAACAACCTCCATACATCCCGTTGCCTGGGCTATGGCGAAGGCGTTTGGATCGCCGTACTTCTCCTCCATGGCCTCGCTGAAGGCCTTGGTGGCGAGCTTGAGAGCGGTGGCACAACCGCAGCCGGCACAGGCGGCGTGTCCGGGTGCCCAGTACTCGCGAGTGGTAATCGGGGGTTTCCTAACGGCCATCTTCCTCACCTCACAGTATCTCCTTCCTCAGGCCGATCCAGTTAACCTCATCAAACTCCTCTCCGGCGAGGGCTTTCTTGCTGATCTCAAGGACTTCGTCAAGGTTCTTGAAGGTGACGTCCCTGCCGCCGAGGCCGAGGATGAAGTCTATCAGTATGGGCTTCTCCTTGCAGTTTACGAGGGCCCTGCTGAAGTCCTGGAAGAGCGCTCCGCCGACGCTGAAGGTGACGTTCTTCTCCAGTAAAGCAAGAACCTTCGCCTTCTTGGCCAGCTCGCGAACCTCCTCAACGGGGAACGGCCTGTAAACGGTGAGCTTCGCGGCACCGGCCTTGATTCCCTTCTCGCGGAGGTGGTCGACGTACTCCTTGACGGTTCCGGCGAGGGAACCCATTGTGACGAAGATTATCTCAGCATCGTCAGTTCTGTACTCCTCCACCTTGCTGTACTTCCTACCAAAGCGCTTCTCGAACTCCTCAAAGACCTCGTCGATGACCTTCTTGGCGTTCTCGTTGGCTTCCCAGACGGTGTATCTTGCCTCCATGTAGTGGGCCGGGAAGGCAAGTGTACCCTGGGTTATCGGTCTGGCCGGGTCGAGGTAGGCGTGCTTGGGAACGTACTCGCCGAGGAACTCGTCGACGACCTCCTGGTCGGGAATCTCAACAGGTTCGACCGTGTGGGTCAATATGAACGCGTCGAAGCCGACCATTGCCGGGAGGAGAACCCTCTCGTCTTCAGCGACTTTGAAGGCTATTAGGATTAAATCGAGTGCCTCCTGGTTGTTTTCAGCGTAGAACTGGAGCCATCCGGTGTCACGCTGGCTTATG is from Thermococcus sp. and encodes:
- a CDS encoding Mrp/NBP35 family ATP-binding protein — protein: MTIKAPTLNIGGLGADPLEQRIKEKQTKWKYKIAVLSGKGGVGKSTVAVNLATALAKMGYFVGVLDADIHGPNVAKMLGVEKADVLAERMEDGRFEMLPPMADFMGQVTPIKVMSMGFLVPEDQPVIWRGALVTKAIKQLLGDVKWGELDFMIIDFPPGTGDEILTVVQNVQLDAAIIVTTPQEVALLDTGKAVNMMKKMEVPYITVVENMSYLICPYCGNEIDVFGKGGGRKLAEKEGVEFLGEIPIDLKAREASDTGIPIVLYGDTPAAKAFMELAKRLVERLKELKGEDSGEE
- the porB gene encoding pyruvate synthase subunit PorB encodes the protein MAVRKPPITTREYWAPGHAACAGCGCATALKLATKAFSEAMEEKYGDPNAFAIAQATGCMEVVSAVFPYTAWKAPWVHVAFENAAAAASGVEAAWKKLGRKGKILAIGGDGGTADIGLQALSGMLERRHNVVYLMYDNEAYMNTGIQRSSSTPYGAWTTTSPPGKYSIGEDKPKKWVALIAAAHQIPYVATASIGNAFDFVRKMKKAAKVDGPAFVQVHCTCPTGWKSPLEKGVEIARLAIETGMWPLFEIENGDFFNIKIQSPGGGAKVKREGGKVVAIEFKKPIEEYLKLQGRFKHLFKRPEAIDELREQIKAMWKVLGVDVYLPKPGE
- the porA gene encoding pyruvate synthase subunit PorA, whose amino-acid sequence is MPIRTVMKANEAAAWAAKLAKPKVIAAFPITPSTLIPEKISEFVANGELDAEFIKVESEHSAISACVGASAAGVRTFTATASQGLALMHEVLFIAAGMRLPIVMAIGNRSLSAPINIWNDWQDSISQRDTGWLQFYAENNQEALDLILIAFKVAEDERVLLPAMVGFDAFILTHTVEPVEIPDQEVVDEFLGEYVPKHAYLDPARPITQGTLAFPAHYMEARYTVWEANENAKKVIDEVFEEFEKRFGRKYSKVEEYRTDDAEIIFVTMGSLAGTVKEYVDHLREKGIKAGAAKLTVYRPFPVEEVRELAKKAKVLALLEKNVTFSVGGALFQDFSRALVNCKEKPILIDFILGLGGRDVTFKNLDEVLEISKKALAGEEFDEVNWIGLRKEIL